A genomic region of Pradoshia eiseniae contains the following coding sequences:
- a CDS encoding YlxQ family RNA-binding protein, which produces MNEKKWMSLLGLAYRARKVISGEELVVKEIRANRAKLVLLSKDASANTEKKITDKCHFYGVPLRKVENRSILGEAIGKEARVVVSIQDEGFAQKLNSLLD; this is translated from the coding sequence ATGAATGAAAAGAAATGGATGTCCCTTTTGGGACTTGCATATCGAGCGAGAAAAGTTATTTCCGGGGAAGAATTGGTTGTAAAAGAAATTCGCGCCAATAGGGCGAAATTAGTCTTGTTATCCAAGGATGCTTCTGCTAATACGGAAAAGAAAATCACCGACAAATGTCATTTTTATGGAGTGCCGCTTCGAAAGGTTGAAAATCGCTCCATTCTTGGTGAAGCGATTGGAAAAGAAGCGAGAGTGGTAGTCTCTATACAAGATGAGGGATTTGCACAGAAATTAAACTCCTTGCTCGATTAA
- the rnpM gene encoding RNase P modulator RnpM codes for MNNRKKIPLRKCIGTGEMKPKKEMIRIVRSKEGEVSIDPTGKKSGRGAYLSLSEEAINAAKKKNSLSNHLDADVPASIYDELLEMAAKEKK; via the coding sequence GTGAACAACCGTAAAAAGATACCGCTCCGGAAATGTATCGGCACCGGTGAAATGAAGCCTAAGAAGGAAATGATCCGGATTGTTCGTTCCAAGGAAGGAGAGGTTTCAATCGATCCAACCGGAAAGAAATCCGGACGGGGAGCTTACTTGAGCCTTTCTGAGGAAGCCATTAACGCTGCCAAGAAGAAAAACAGCCTGTCTAATCATTTGGATGCTGATGTGCCTGCTTCCATTTATGATGAACTATTGGAAATGGCGGCCAAGGAGAAAAAATGA
- the nusA gene encoding transcription termination factor NusA, protein MSNELLDALTILEKEKGISRDVLVEAIEAALVSAYKRNFNQAQNVRVDFNLMNGSMRVFARKEIVDEVFDSRLEISLDEAKSINPNYELEDVVELEVTPKNFGRIAAQTAKQVVTQRVREAERGIVYNEFIDREEDIMTGIVQRRDSKYIYVALGKTEALLPANEQMPNESYQPHERYKVFLTKVEKTSKGPQIFVSRTHPGLLKRLFELEVPEIFDGTVEIKSVAREAGDRSKISVHSDNPEVDPVGACVGPKGQRVQAIVNELKGEKIDIVKWSEDPVVFVANALSPSKVLEVIVNEEEKATTVIVPDYQLSLAIGKRGQNARLAAKLTGWKIDIKSETDARESGIYPVVRDSEEEMEFTGFTFGLDDDGEE, encoded by the coding sequence ATGAGTAATGAATTACTCGATGCACTGACTATTTTAGAAAAGGAAAAAGGCATTTCAAGAGATGTGCTTGTAGAAGCGATTGAAGCCGCTCTTGTATCGGCTTATAAGCGTAATTTCAATCAAGCGCAAAATGTGCGCGTGGATTTCAATCTGATGAATGGATCCATGAGGGTGTTTGCCCGTAAAGAAATCGTGGATGAAGTATTTGACTCCCGTCTTGAAATTTCCCTTGATGAAGCCAAAAGCATCAATCCAAACTATGAGCTAGAAGATGTGGTGGAGCTTGAGGTTACACCAAAGAACTTTGGGCGTATTGCTGCACAAACGGCTAAACAGGTTGTTACTCAGCGTGTGCGCGAGGCTGAAAGAGGAATCGTATATAACGAATTCATCGACCGTGAAGAAGATATCATGACAGGAATTGTTCAACGTCGTGATTCTAAATATATCTATGTCGCTCTTGGCAAAACGGAAGCCTTGCTTCCAGCAAATGAACAAATGCCGAATGAGAGCTACCAGCCGCATGAGCGATACAAAGTATTTTTGACAAAGGTTGAGAAAACATCTAAAGGACCGCAGATTTTTGTATCCCGCACACATCCTGGCCTATTGAAGCGTTTATTTGAACTCGAAGTGCCGGAAATCTTTGATGGTACGGTTGAAATTAAATCTGTTGCACGGGAAGCTGGAGATCGCTCTAAAATCTCTGTGCACTCCGATAATCCGGAAGTTGATCCGGTCGGGGCATGTGTAGGTCCAAAGGGTCAGCGTGTTCAAGCCATCGTTAATGAATTAAAAGGCGAGAAAATTGATATCGTCAAATGGTCTGAAGATCCAGTCGTATTTGTTGCGAATGCGCTCAGCCCATCGAAGGTGCTTGAAGTTATCGTTAATGAAGAAGAAAAAGCTACAACGGTAATCGTTCCTGACTATCAATTATCGCTTGCAATCGGTAAGCGCGGACAAAATGCCCGTCTTGCGGCTAAGCTGACTGGCTGGAAGATTGATATCAAGAGTGAGACAGATGCGCGTGAATCTGGCATCTATCCAGTCGTACGCGACAGTGAAGAAGAAATGGAATTCACCGGGTTTACTTTTGGGCTCGATGACGATGGTGAAGAGTAA
- the rimP gene encoding ribosome maturation factor RimP, which translates to MSKKVTEIVEEMAAPILEELNLELVEVEYVKEGRNWFLRVYIDKDGGVDIEECGLVSEKLSEQLDEKDPISNNYFLEVSSPGAERPLKKDRDYIKAIGKNVHVKTYEPIDNEKEFEGILKDFDGSQVTLEIKIKTRKKELVIPYDKIAKARLAVSFS; encoded by the coding sequence ATGAGCAAGAAAGTAACGGAGATCGTCGAGGAAATGGCTGCCCCAATCCTTGAAGAGTTAAACCTCGAGCTCGTGGAAGTGGAATATGTGAAAGAGGGCAGAAACTGGTTCCTTAGAGTGTATATCGATAAGGACGGAGGCGTGGATATTGAGGAATGCGGCCTTGTTTCAGAGAAGCTGAGTGAACAGCTTGATGAAAAAGACCCAATTTCCAATAATTACTTCCTGGAGGTATCTTCCCCTGGCGCTGAGCGCCCATTGAAGAAAGACCGGGATTATATAAAAGCAATCGGCAAGAATGTCCATGTCAAAACGTATGAGCCGATTGACAATGAAAAAGAGTTTGAAGGCATCCTGAAGGATTTTGATGGTTCTCAGGTTACGCTCGAAATCAAAATTAAAACACGTAAAAAAGAGCTTGTGATTCCCTATGATAAGATTGCGAAGGCAAGGCTTGCCGTCAGCTTTTCATAA
- a CDS encoding PolC-type DNA polymerase III: MEENSRMKQDKFRTLLQQLQLTEDAVVQHFHNAEIDRVVIEKVARKWHFFFSFDQLIPCSVWTRFTTQLIQSFSPIASVGYSVTVRNPLPTKELIIEYWKNCIGEIDGISPAILELLHGQSPTVEGNKLIIKARNEAEAGQLKRKYAGLISNVYQGFGFPPLQLDAVVDASIFSDEMEIFRKKKQEEDEAKAMQAVQEMKKAAESKDDVPYDDGPLVIGYKIKPDADFKAIDEIVEEERRIAIEGYIFDAETRELKSGRTLLTFKITDYTNSILVKVFSRDKEDAVQLARVKKGMWARVQGSVQNDTFVRDLVMIANDINEIVGKHRIDQAPEGEKRVELHLHTPMSQMDAVTPVSALVAQAAKWGHPAVAVTDHAVAQSFPEAYSAGKKNGIKILYGVEVNLIDDGVPIAYNAKDLVLEDSTYVVFDVETTGLSAIYDTIIELAAVKMKNGEIIDRFESFANPHHKLSSTTINLTGITDDLVENAPEVDEVLTKFKEWAGDSIFVAHNASFDMGFLNMGYKKLNFGKAENPVIDTLELARFLYPDMKNHRLNNLAKKFDVELVQHHRAIYDAETTGHLLMKMLKDANEKGIVNHNQLNDNMGQGKAFQRARPYHCTLLAQTEEGLKNLFKLVSIAHLNYFYRVPRLPRSILTKYREGILVGSGCDRGEVFENMMQKSFEEAEEAAEFYDYLEVHPKEVYAPLIEMELVRNEKALESIISNIVKIGERQNKPVVATGNVHYLNPNDKIYRKILINSQGGANPLNRHSLPDVHFRTTDEMLHAFSFLGEEKAKEIVVANTHKVADMIDEIKPIKDDLYTPKIEGADEEIRSMSYGRARMIYGENLPEIVEARLEKELKSIIGHGFAVIYLISHKLVKKSLDDGYLVGSRGSVGSSFVATMTEITEVNPLPPHYVCPKCKQSEFFNDGSVGSGFDLPDKECPDCHVPFIKDGHDIPFETFLGFKGDKVPDIDLNFSGEYQPQAHNYTKVLFGEDYVYRAGTIGTVAEKTAYGYVRGYANDNNLHLRSAEADRLVSGCTGVKRTTGQHPGGIIVVPDYMDIYDFTPIQYPADDSESEWRTTHFDFHSIHDNILKLDILGHDDPTVIRMLQDLSGIDPKTIPTDDPEVMKIFSSPEVLGVTEEQINCKTGTLGVPEFGTRFVRQMLEDTKPTTFAELVQISGLSHGTDVWLGNAQELIQENICNLSEVIGCRDDIMVYLIYQGLEPSLAFKIMESVRKGKGLTEDMEEEMLKNKVPAWYIGSCKKIKYMFPKAHAAAYVLMAVRIAYFKVHHPLLYYAAYFTVRAEDFDIDAMVKGSQMIRSRIDEINQKGLDASTKEKNLMTVLELALEMCERGFSFQKVDLYRSSATEFIIDGNTLIPPFNSIPGLGTNAAYNIVKAREKGEFLSKEDLQQRGKISKTILEYLDNHGCLENMPDQNQLSLF, translated from the coding sequence ATGGAAGAGAATTCTCGCATGAAACAAGATAAATTCAGGACGCTTCTTCAACAGCTCCAGCTGACTGAGGATGCCGTCGTACAGCATTTTCATAACGCTGAAATTGATAGGGTGGTCATCGAAAAGGTTGCCCGGAAATGGCATTTCTTCTTTAGCTTTGACCAGTTAATCCCTTGCAGCGTTTGGACGCGTTTTACGACACAATTAATCCAATCTTTCTCGCCAATTGCCTCTGTAGGGTATTCCGTAACGGTAAGAAATCCATTGCCGACCAAGGAATTAATTATAGAATATTGGAAGAATTGTATAGGAGAAATAGATGGAATCTCACCTGCGATCCTGGAGCTTCTTCATGGGCAAAGCCCTACGGTAGAAGGGAATAAATTAATTATCAAGGCAAGGAATGAAGCGGAAGCCGGACAGCTGAAAAGAAAGTATGCAGGATTGATATCAAATGTGTATCAAGGCTTTGGTTTTCCTCCGCTCCAGCTCGATGCGGTTGTGGACGCTTCTATATTCAGCGATGAGATGGAAATCTTCCGGAAGAAAAAGCAGGAAGAGGACGAAGCGAAAGCGATGCAGGCTGTACAGGAGATGAAGAAAGCAGCCGAATCGAAGGATGATGTGCCTTATGATGACGGACCGCTTGTCATTGGCTATAAAATTAAACCGGATGCGGACTTTAAGGCGATTGATGAAATTGTCGAGGAAGAACGTCGCATTGCGATTGAAGGCTATATTTTTGACGCGGAAACACGCGAATTGAAGAGCGGCAGAACCTTGCTTACCTTCAAGATTACGGACTACACAAATAGTATCCTTGTTAAGGTATTCTCACGTGACAAGGAGGACGCAGTCCAATTGGCACGCGTCAAAAAAGGTATGTGGGCACGAGTGCAAGGAAGCGTTCAAAATGATACCTTCGTCCGTGACTTAGTTATGATTGCTAATGATATTAATGAAATTGTCGGCAAACATCGCATCGATCAAGCTCCAGAAGGCGAGAAGCGCGTTGAGCTTCATCTGCATACTCCGATGAGCCAGATGGACGCTGTAACGCCTGTATCAGCGCTTGTTGCTCAGGCGGCAAAATGGGGCCATCCGGCCGTTGCCGTCACAGATCACGCCGTTGCCCAATCCTTCCCTGAGGCTTATTCAGCCGGGAAGAAGAACGGGATTAAAATTTTGTACGGGGTTGAGGTAAACCTGATAGATGATGGTGTGCCGATTGCCTATAACGCTAAAGACCTCGTTTTAGAAGACAGCACGTATGTCGTCTTTGACGTTGAAACAACGGGTCTATCAGCTATTTATGACACAATTATCGAGCTCGCTGCTGTCAAGATGAAAAACGGGGAGATTATTGACCGCTTTGAGTCATTTGCGAACCCGCATCATAAGCTATCCTCGACGACGATCAATTTAACAGGCATTACCGATGATCTAGTCGAAAATGCGCCGGAAGTGGATGAGGTGCTGACGAAATTCAAGGAGTGGGCTGGCGACAGCATTTTTGTTGCCCATAACGCAAGCTTTGATATGGGCTTTTTGAATATGGGCTATAAGAAGCTCAATTTCGGCAAAGCTGAAAATCCAGTCATTGATACGCTTGAATTGGCGCGTTTCCTTTATCCGGATATGAAGAATCATCGTTTGAACAATTTAGCGAAGAAATTCGATGTCGAGCTCGTTCAGCATCACCGTGCCATCTATGATGCAGAGACAACAGGCCACTTGCTTATGAAAATGCTGAAGGATGCGAATGAGAAAGGCATTGTTAACCATAATCAGCTGAATGACAATATGGGACAAGGGAAGGCGTTTCAGCGTGCCAGACCTTATCATTGCACTTTGCTGGCGCAAACGGAGGAAGGCTTGAAGAATTTATTTAAGCTTGTCTCCATTGCACATTTGAATTATTTCTATCGCGTTCCACGTTTGCCAAGGTCCATTCTAACGAAATACCGGGAAGGAATTCTCGTTGGCTCAGGATGCGATCGCGGGGAAGTATTTGAGAATATGATGCAGAAATCATTTGAAGAGGCAGAGGAAGCGGCGGAGTTTTATGATTATCTGGAGGTGCATCCGAAAGAGGTTTACGCTCCCCTCATTGAAATGGAGCTCGTGCGCAATGAGAAAGCGCTCGAATCCATCATTTCGAATATCGTAAAGATTGGTGAAAGGCAAAACAAGCCGGTCGTTGCGACTGGAAATGTTCATTATTTGAACCCTAATGATAAAATCTACCGTAAGATTTTGATTAACTCTCAAGGCGGTGCCAATCCGCTGAACAGACATTCCTTGCCGGATGTCCATTTCCGCACGACAGATGAAATGCTTCATGCCTTCTCCTTCCTTGGGGAGGAAAAAGCGAAGGAAATCGTTGTGGCTAACACGCATAAAGTGGCAGATATGATTGATGAAATCAAGCCGATTAAGGATGATCTATATACACCAAAAATCGAGGGGGCGGATGAAGAAATTCGTTCCATGAGCTATGGCAGAGCAAGAATGATTTATGGAGAAAATTTGCCTGAGATCGTAGAAGCTAGGCTTGAGAAGGAACTGAAGAGTATCATCGGCCATGGATTTGCCGTTATTTATTTAATTTCTCATAAGCTCGTTAAGAAGTCCCTTGATGATGGATATCTTGTTGGCTCGCGTGGTTCCGTCGGTTCTTCATTCGTTGCGACAATGACGGAAATTACGGAGGTTAACCCGCTTCCGCCGCATTATGTTTGCCCAAAATGCAAACAATCGGAATTCTTCAATGATGGCTCAGTCGGTTCAGGCTTTGATCTGCCAGATAAGGAATGTCCGGATTGTCATGTTCCATTCATTAAGGATGGACATGATATCCCGTTTGAAACCTTCCTTGGATTCAAAGGAGATAAGGTACCGGATATCGACTTGAACTTCTCAGGGGAATACCAGCCGCAGGCCCATAACTATACGAAAGTGCTCTTCGGAGAAGATTATGTGTATCGTGCTGGAACAATTGGCACAGTCGCTGAGAAGACAGCTTATGGATATGTGCGCGGCTATGCCAATGACAATAATCTTCATCTCCGTTCAGCTGAGGCTGACCGTTTAGTCAGCGGCTGCACCGGTGTTAAGAGAACAACTGGCCAGCACCCGGGCGGGATTATTGTTGTGCCGGATTATATGGATATCTATGATTTCACCCCTATTCAATACCCGGCAGATGATAGTGAATCTGAGTGGAGAACGACACACTTTGATTTCCATTCCATTCACGATAATATTTTGAAGCTGGATATTCTCGGTCACGATGACCCGACTGTTATTCGGATGCTCCAGGATTTAAGCGGAATCGATCCAAAGACAATTCCGACTGATGATCCGGAGGTTATGAAAATCTTCAGCTCGCCTGAGGTGCTAGGCGTCACAGAAGAGCAAATTAATTGTAAGACCGGAACACTCGGTGTGCCGGAATTTGGAACGCGATTTGTCCGTCAGATGCTTGAGGACACGAAACCGACGACGTTTGCAGAGCTCGTGCAAATTTCCGGGCTTTCCCATGGGACAGACGTATGGCTTGGCAATGCACAGGAACTGATACAGGAGAATATTTGTAACCTGAGTGAAGTAATCGGCTGCCGTGATGACATCATGGTCTACCTGATTTATCAAGGACTCGAGCCGTCACTTGCCTTCAAAATCATGGAGTCTGTCCGTAAGGGTAAGGGATTGACAGAGGATATGGAAGAGGAAATGCTGAAGAATAAAGTGCCGGCCTGGTATATTGGATCATGCAAGAAGATTAAATACATGTTCCCGAAAGCCCATGCTGCAGCCTATGTTCTGATGGCCGTCCGGATTGCTTATTTCAAGGTCCATCACCCGCTTCTTTATTATGCGGCATACTTTACAGTCAGGGCAGAGGATTTTGATATTGATGCAATGGTTAAGGGCTCGCAAATGATCCGTTCGCGCATTGATGAAATTAATCAAAAGGGTCTTGATGCAAGCACGAAGGAGAAAAACCTTATGACCGTGCTTGAGCTTGCCTTGGAAATGTGTGAACGCGGCTTTAGCTTCCAGAAGGTTGACCTGTATCGCTCAAGTGCAACAGAATTCATCATTGACGGAAACACGTTGATTCCGCCGTTTAATTCAATACCAGGACTTGGAACGAATGCCGCCTATAATATTGTGAAAGCTAGAGAAAAGGGCGAATTCTTATCCAAGGAAGATTTACAACAACGAGGCAAGATATCCAAAACTATCTTGGAATACTTGGATAACCATGGATGCCTTGAAAATATGCCTGATCAAAACCAGCTATCCTTATTCTAG
- a CDS encoding proline--tRNA ligase, with product MRQSMTIIPTLREVPSDAEVKSHQLLLRAGFMRQTASGIYSYLPLGLKVIQNVEKIIREEMERAGAVELLMPTLQQAELWVESGRWNSYGPELMRMHDRHNREFALGPTHEEVITSLLRDEVKSYKKLPLTLYQIQTKFRDEKRPRFGLLRGREFIMKDAYSFHSSQESLDEVYDRLFTAYSNIFSRCGLNFRAVIADSGAMGGKDTHEFMVLSEIGEDTIAYSDTSSFAANIEMAPVVNTAVKTGEAAKELEKVETPDQKTIEEVSSFLDVPAEKCLKTLLWKVDDEFVVVLVRGDHELNDIKLKNLFNAAIVEPATPEETKEILGVNFGSLGPVHMKTSEIKVVADAAVQMLENAVCGANEDGFHYVNVNPDRDFPAVQYEDLRFIQEGDPSPDGQGTIKFAKGIEVGHVFKLGTRYSESMNGMILDENGRQKPMIMGCYGIGVSRTVSAIAEQFNDEKGLIWPVNIAPYQVHLIPVNMKDEAQKQLGEELYEELTRAGYDVLIDDRPERAGVKFADSDLIGMPVRVTVGKKAQEGIIEMKIRENGESFEIPVGELLERLKTIIG from the coding sequence ATGAGACAAAGTATGACGATTATCCCTACTTTGAGAGAGGTACCATCCGATGCCGAAGTGAAGAGCCATCAGCTTCTTCTTCGTGCAGGATTTATGCGCCAAACAGCGAGCGGTATCTACAGCTACCTTCCATTAGGATTAAAAGTAATTCAAAATGTGGAAAAAATCATTCGTGAAGAGATGGAGCGTGCCGGCGCAGTAGAATTACTAATGCCAACCTTGCAGCAAGCAGAGCTATGGGTTGAGTCCGGCAGATGGAATTCTTACGGACCAGAGCTCATGCGCATGCATGACCGCCACAATCGTGAATTCGCGCTTGGGCCAACGCATGAGGAAGTCATTACGAGCCTTTTGCGTGATGAGGTCAAATCGTATAAGAAATTACCGTTGACGCTTTATCAAATTCAAACAAAATTCCGTGATGAAAAGCGCCCGCGTTTCGGTTTATTGCGCGGAAGAGAGTTCATCATGAAGGATGCCTATTCCTTCCACTCAAGCCAAGAAAGCCTTGATGAGGTTTATGACCGCTTATTCACAGCCTATTCCAATATATTCAGCCGCTGTGGCTTAAACTTCAGGGCTGTCATTGCTGATTCCGGCGCGATGGGCGGAAAAGACACGCATGAATTCATGGTTCTATCAGAAATCGGTGAAGATACAATCGCCTATTCCGATACATCTAGCTTTGCTGCCAACATCGAAATGGCTCCTGTAGTGAATACAGCTGTTAAAACAGGTGAAGCGGCAAAAGAATTGGAAAAAGTCGAAACGCCTGATCAAAAGACGATTGAAGAAGTGTCCAGCTTCCTGGATGTTCCGGCAGAGAAATGCCTAAAAACGTTGCTTTGGAAGGTTGATGATGAGTTTGTTGTTGTATTGGTCAGAGGTGATCATGAATTAAATGACATTAAGCTCAAAAATCTTTTCAATGCAGCAATCGTGGAACCGGCAACACCTGAAGAAACGAAAGAAATCCTTGGGGTAAACTTCGGTTCCCTAGGTCCTGTACACATGAAAACGAGCGAAATCAAAGTCGTGGCGGATGCTGCTGTCCAAATGCTTGAAAATGCTGTATGCGGTGCTAACGAAGACGGGTTCCATTATGTGAATGTAAACCCTGACCGTGATTTCCCAGCCGTGCAATATGAAGACCTTCGCTTCATTCAAGAAGGTGATCCATCTCCAGATGGACAAGGAACAATCAAATTCGCTAAGGGAATTGAGGTTGGACATGTATTCAAGCTTGGAACTCGCTACAGCGAATCTATGAACGGCATGATTCTCGATGAGAACGGCCGTCAAAAACCAATGATCATGGGCTGCTATGGCATCGGTGTTTCCCGTACGGTTTCAGCCATCGCTGAGCAATTCAATGATGAAAAAGGTCTCATCTGGCCTGTGAATATTGCTCCATACCAAGTTCACTTAATCCCGGTAAATATGAAAGATGAAGCACAAAAACAACTGGGAGAAGAATTATATGAAGAGCTGACAAGAGCCGGCTATGATGTGCTTATCGATGACCGTCCAGAAAGAGCGGGCGTGAAATTTGCTGATTCTGACTTAATCGGCATGCCGGTTCGCGTAACCGTTGGCAAGAAAGCTCAAGAAGGCATCATTGAAATGAAAATCAGAGAAAATGGCGAAAGCTTTGAGATTCCTGTGGGAGAATTGCTTGAACGTCTTAAGACAATAATTGGCTAA
- the rseP gene encoding RIP metalloprotease RseP: MQTILAFILIFGGLVFFHELGHLIFAKRAGILCREFAIGFGPKIFTITKNETVYTIRLLPLGGYVRMAGEDAESVELKPGYRIGIICNENEAVDKIIVTNKDKYPEARMIEVEEADLDHKLIIRGYEEGEEDALKTFKVNPKAIIVEDGLELQIAPYDRQFSSKTVGQRAMAIFAGPMMNFILAAVLFMIIGMVQGVVVNDPVLGKLTEDGPAITSGLKEGDVVQSINGQEMESWEEIQKTIQQNANNELNVVVERDGATKEITVIPKLVEDAAGKRGIIGVYAPTEKSFVKAVGHGFTETYMWTKQIFIILGDLVTGGFDIDQLSGPVGIYVSTEEVAKSGIIYLLKWAGVLSINLGIMNLLPLPALDGGRLLFIAIEAVRGKPIDKQKEGIVHFIGFALLMLLMIVVTWNDIQRFFF; this comes from the coding sequence GTGCAAACAATATTAGCGTTTATCCTCATATTTGGCGGGTTGGTGTTTTTTCATGAATTGGGCCATTTAATTTTTGCCAAGAGGGCAGGCATTCTTTGTCGTGAATTCGCCATAGGTTTCGGCCCAAAGATATTTACGATTACAAAGAATGAAACCGTTTATACAATACGACTCCTTCCTCTAGGCGGATATGTACGTATGGCGGGAGAAGATGCTGAATCGGTTGAACTGAAGCCAGGATATCGCATAGGCATTATATGCAATGAAAACGAGGCAGTCGATAAAATCATTGTCACCAATAAGGATAAGTATCCTGAAGCGAGAATGATTGAAGTAGAAGAGGCGGACCTGGACCATAAATTGATTATTCGCGGTTATGAAGAAGGGGAAGAGGATGCTCTCAAAACCTTTAAGGTTAACCCGAAAGCCATTATTGTAGAGGACGGGCTTGAACTGCAAATTGCCCCGTATGACCGCCAATTCTCATCGAAAACGGTCGGACAGCGTGCGATGGCCATTTTTGCCGGTCCAATGATGAATTTCATCTTGGCTGCTGTCCTCTTTATGATTATCGGGATGGTTCAAGGAGTCGTCGTAAATGATCCTGTTTTAGGAAAACTGACTGAGGATGGTCCTGCGATTACCTCTGGATTGAAAGAAGGAGACGTCGTTCAATCCATCAACGGTCAAGAAATGGAATCTTGGGAAGAGATTCAAAAAACCATACAGCAAAACGCCAATAATGAATTGAATGTCGTTGTTGAGCGCGATGGAGCGACAAAAGAAATAACGGTAATCCCGAAATTAGTGGAAGATGCAGCAGGAAAGCGAGGCATCATCGGTGTATATGCACCGACTGAAAAATCGTTTGTGAAGGCAGTTGGACACGGTTTTACGGAAACGTATATGTGGACAAAGCAAATCTTCATTATACTGGGTGATTTAGTGACCGGCGGCTTTGATATCGATCAATTATCCGGACCGGTCGGAATTTATGTTTCAACTGAAGAAGTCGCTAAATCTGGCATCATCTATTTATTGAAATGGGCCGGGGTATTAAGCATTAACCTAGGGATTATGAACTTGCTGCCGCTTCCGGCACTCGATGGCGGCAGATTGCTATTCATTGCCATTGAGGCTGTAAGAGGTAAACCAATCGATAAGCAAAAAGAAGGGATTGTCCACTTTATTGGATTTGCCCTCTTGATGCTCTTGATGATTGTGGTAACATGGAATGATATACAGCGCTTCTTCTTTTAA
- the dxr gene encoding 1-deoxy-D-xylulose-5-phosphate reductoisomerase: MKNINLLGATGSIGVQTIDIIRNHPEEFKLTAVSGGRNIDGIRAILKEFKPELVSVLNREDAERLKSEFQDVTILSGNEGLIETAVYHKGDVVVNAVMGSVGLIPTMKAMEAGKSIALANKETLVTAGHIVMAASKKYETPILPVDSEHSAIFQALQGEQSKNIERLIITASGGSFRDKTRSELTNVTVEDALNHPNWSMGSKITIDSATMMNKGLEVIEAHWLFDLPYEQIDVLLHQESIIHSMVEFHDSSVIAQLGTPDMRVPIQYALTYPDRLPLIEAKRLSLADAATLHFKKMDFDRFPCLQYAYEAGKTGGTMPTVLNAANEAAVGLFLERKIPFLTIESLIEQAMERHKPIENPGLETIQEVDQDTRKYIESLY; this comes from the coding sequence TTGAAGAACATCAATTTGTTAGGGGCAACTGGATCGATAGGCGTTCAGACAATCGACATTATTCGTAACCATCCTGAAGAGTTTAAGTTAACAGCTGTTTCCGGAGGACGGAATATTGATGGAATCCGGGCAATCCTGAAAGAATTCAAGCCGGAATTGGTTTCTGTTCTAAACAGGGAAGATGCCGAGCGCTTAAAGAGTGAATTCCAGGATGTCACCATCCTGTCTGGGAATGAAGGATTGATTGAGACGGCCGTGTACCATAAAGGGGATGTAGTCGTAAATGCCGTCATGGGCAGCGTTGGATTAATCCCAACGATGAAGGCAATGGAAGCAGGGAAGTCGATAGCACTTGCGAACAAGGAAACACTTGTCACAGCCGGCCATATCGTGATGGCTGCATCGAAGAAATATGAAACACCAATTCTCCCAGTAGATAGCGAGCATTCAGCCATTTTCCAAGCGCTTCAGGGCGAGCAAAGCAAAAATATCGAGCGCCTTATCATCACGGCTTCCGGTGGAAGCTTCCGTGATAAGACGCGTTCGGAACTGACGAATGTTACGGTAGAGGATGCGCTCAATCATCCAAATTGGTCAATGGGATCTAAGATTACGATTGATTCAGCGACGATGATGAATAAAGGGCTTGAAGTTATTGAGGCCCACTGGCTCTTCGATTTGCCGTATGAGCAAATAGATGTGCTGCTTCATCAGGAAAGCATTATCCATTCAATGGTTGAATTCCATGACTCAAGCGTTATCGCACAGCTGGGTACACCGGATATGAGAGTACCGATTCAATATGCGCTCACTTATCCGGATCGTCTGCCGCTTATTGAGGCAAAAAGGTTAAGTCTGGCGGATGCAGCTACTTTACATTTCAAAAAGATGGACTTTGACCGCTTCCCTTGTTTACAATACGCTTATGAAGCTGGAAAAACAGGCGGAACAATGCCTACCGTGCTAAATGCTGCTAATGAAGCGGCGGTTGGTCTATTTCTCGAAAGGAAGATTCCGTTCCTGACAATTGAAAGCTTAATTGAACAAGCAATGGAGCGGCATAAGCCGATAGAAAACCCAGGACTTGAAACCATACAAGAGGTCGATCAGGACACTAGAAAGTATATCGAGTCACTATATTAA